Sequence from the Coleofasciculaceae cyanobacterium genome:
AGCAACCACTAAATTTAACTCAATCCAAACAAAACCGAATTTCTCCTACTCTCGATCGAGAATCCCCATTTTTATTAATTGAAGATGTTAGTAAATCTTATCCTACTCGTAATGGCGATTATATTGTACTCAAAAATGTCAACCTGACAGTCAAACAAGGAGAGTTTATCTGCGTTATCGGACATTCGGGCTGCGGTAAATCTACTTTACTCAATATGGTGTCTGGCTTTAACCAGCCCTCCGAAGGAAAAGTTCTGTTAGAAAATCAACCGATTATTAAACCTGGCCCAGACCGCATGGTAGTATTCCAAAACTACGCTCTTTTACCTTGGCGCACTGTCTTTGATAATGTTTACATTGCGGTTCATGCAGTTTATCCTCAAAAGTCTCAACAAGAAAAAAGAGCAATTGTTAAAGAACATTTAGCTTTAGTAGGACTCACCGAAGCAGCAGATAAAAAACCACCTCAAATTTCTGGAGGAATGAAGCAGAGAGTTTCTATTGCTCGAGCTTTAGCGATTCGTCCACGCGTTCTAGTTTTAGATGAACCTTTTGGGGCATTAGACGCAATTACGAAAGAAGAATTACAGGAAGAATTACTGCAAATCTGGAACGATCATCGCTGCACTGTACTAATGATTACCCACGATATCGATGAGGCTTTATTCTTATGCGATCGCCTGGTAATGATGACCAATGGCCCTGCTGCGAGTATTGGCGAAGTGATCGAAATTCCTT
This genomic interval carries:
- a CDS encoding nitrate ABC transporter ATP-binding protein (This model describes the ATP binding subunits of ATP-binding cassette (ABC) transporters for nitrate transport, or for bicarbonate transport, in bacteria and archaea.), with amino-acid sequence MHKQPLNLTQSKQNRISPTLDRESPFLLIEDVSKSYPTRNGDYIVLKNVNLTVKQGEFICVIGHSGCGKSTLLNMVSGFNQPSEGKVLLENQPIIKPGPDRMVVFQNYALLPWRTVFDNVYIAVHAVYPQKSQQEKRAIVKEHLALVGLTEAADKKPPQISGGMKQRVSIARALAIRPRVLVLDEPFGALDAITKEELQEELLQIWNDHRCTVLMITHDIDEALFLCDRLVMMTNGPAASIGEVIEIPFERPRDRIQIMEDPLYYNLRNRALEFLYDRFAHDEA